One Nonomuraea angiospora DNA segment encodes these proteins:
- a CDS encoding FadR/GntR family transcriptional regulator has translation MDDNGWRPVKRTRTFEDVLAQIERRIAEDGLTVGDRLPAERHLAEQLGVSRSSVREAMRVLETLGVVSSQVGRGPDAGAVLTSRPDTALTDLLRLHLGLASLEMREVIDTRHMIEQWAAAHAAAGRADTSALAAALSGMDQARSAEEFVEHDTAFHCAIADASGNRLIAAIMRSLRDSMRRYSVEAVQRLGDTSILRADHVRILDAIERGEPDEATLAVSDHLAHAYPSLFDPEGFDH, from the coding sequence TTGGACGACAACGGCTGGCGTCCCGTCAAGCGAACGCGGACGTTCGAGGACGTTCTCGCACAGATCGAGCGGCGTATCGCCGAGGACGGCCTCACCGTGGGCGACCGGCTGCCCGCCGAGCGCCATCTGGCCGAGCAGCTCGGCGTCAGCCGCTCGTCGGTACGCGAGGCCATGCGCGTGCTGGAGACCCTCGGCGTGGTGTCCTCGCAGGTGGGCCGGGGTCCGGACGCGGGGGCCGTGCTGACCTCGCGCCCCGACACGGCGCTGACCGACCTGCTCAGGCTGCACCTCGGCCTGGCCAGCCTGGAGATGCGCGAGGTCATCGACACCCGGCACATGATCGAGCAGTGGGCCGCCGCCCACGCCGCCGCCGGGCGGGCCGACACCTCCGCGCTCGCCGCCGCCCTTTCCGGGATGGACCAGGCGAGGAGCGCCGAAGAGTTCGTGGAGCACGACACCGCCTTCCACTGCGCGATCGCGGACGCGTCGGGCAACCGGCTCATCGCCGCCATCATGCGCTCGCTACGCGACTCGATGCGGAGATACTCGGTCGAAGCGGTGCAGCGCCTGGGCGACACGTCGATCCTGCGCGCCGACCACGTACGCATCCTCGACGCCATCGAGCGGGGCGAGCCGGACGAGGCCACCCTGGCCGTCTCCGACCACCTGGCGCACGCCTATCCCTCCCTGTTCGATCCTGAAGGGTTCGATCACTGA
- a CDS encoding DUF4328 domain-containing protein produces the protein MARGENNVRYDQTPPTRAASAVYVTLAAQVLSLGALVIFEYSRGRHLAAQLAEFGGRPQGAEAEAVVGAVTAFAVLMMLVAGTSIAAAAAYVTWLVRARQANDRSAVSGPVAAAWLIPGYNLVAPVVLVDEVWRGTRPPAGHRVRWLALLTGWWLSWLAMLALVTIRLPLDSSAGDLTGVGVPELACSALAALLCAATVRELTRLQQAARVPRAAEPGTVHAFSSQQPQPAPGSTPIGRTG, from the coding sequence ATGGCCCGGGGGGAGAACAACGTGCGCTATGACCAGACACCACCGACGAGAGCCGCCTCTGCCGTATACGTGACGCTTGCCGCCCAGGTTCTCTCCCTCGGCGCCCTTGTGATCTTCGAATACTCCCGCGGGCGCCACCTCGCCGCCCAGCTCGCCGAGTTCGGCGGCCGCCCGCAGGGGGCCGAGGCCGAGGCCGTGGTGGGCGCGGTGACGGCGTTCGCGGTGCTGATGATGCTGGTGGCGGGCACCTCGATCGCGGCGGCCGCCGCTTACGTGACGTGGTTGGTACGTGCCAGGCAGGCCAACGACCGCTCGGCCGTCTCCGGCCCCGTGGCGGCCGCCTGGCTGATCCCCGGCTACAACCTGGTGGCGCCCGTCGTGCTGGTGGACGAGGTGTGGCGCGGCACCAGGCCGCCCGCGGGCCACAGGGTGAGATGGCTGGCGCTGCTGACCGGGTGGTGGCTGAGCTGGCTGGCCATGCTCGCGCTGGTCACGATCCGGCTCCCGCTCGACTCGTCGGCCGGCGACCTGACGGGCGTGGGCGTGCCGGAGCTGGCCTGCTCGGCGCTGGCCGCCCTGCTGTGCGCGGCGACCGTACGCGAGCTGACGCGCCTCCAGCAGGCCGCCCGCGTGCCCCGTGCCGCCGAGCCCGGCACGGTTCACGCGTTCTCGTCCCAGCAGCCCCAGCCGGCGCCGGGCTCGACCCCGATCGGCCGTACGGGTTAG
- a CDS encoding ABC transporter ATP-binding protein: protein MNDVLVGRTLTKRFGQTVALGGVDITVRAGEAVAIMGPSGSGKSTLLHCLAGIMKPDAGEVHLLGQRIDAMGERQRSALRRTRFGFVFQFGQLLPELPAEENVALPLMLGGVARAQAVRQAREWFAPLGLHSMEARRPGELSGGQAQRVAIARALVTKPAVVFADEPTGALDQQTGQDTMRLLVEATRHNGASLIVVTHDPNVAAWCDRTVEVRDGQLLTTSGARA from the coding sequence ATGAACGACGTACTTGTTGGACGAACCCTGACCAAGAGGTTCGGGCAGACGGTCGCCCTGGGCGGCGTGGACATCACGGTACGGGCGGGCGAAGCCGTGGCGATCATGGGGCCGAGCGGTTCCGGCAAGTCGACGCTGCTGCACTGCCTGGCCGGGATCATGAAGCCGGACGCCGGGGAGGTGCACCTGCTCGGCCAGCGCATCGACGCGATGGGCGAGCGGCAGCGCAGCGCGCTGCGGCGCACCCGCTTCGGCTTCGTCTTCCAGTTCGGCCAGCTCCTGCCCGAGCTGCCCGCCGAGGAGAACGTGGCCCTCCCGCTCATGCTGGGCGGGGTGGCGAGGGCCCAGGCGGTACGCCAGGCGCGCGAGTGGTTCGCGCCCCTCGGCCTGCACTCCATGGAGGCCCGGCGGCCCGGCGAGCTGTCCGGCGGCCAGGCCCAGCGGGTGGCCATCGCCAGGGCGCTGGTCACCAAGCCGGCCGTGGTGTTCGCCGACGAGCCCACGGGGGCGCTCGACCAGCAGACCGGGCAGGACACGATGCGGCTGCTCGTGGAGGCGACCAGGCACAACGGCGCCTCCCTGATCGTCGTCACCCACGACCCGAACGTGGCCGCCTGGTGCGACCGCACGGTCGAGGTCCGCGACGGCCAGCTCCTCACCACGAGCGGGGCACGCGCGTGA
- a CDS encoding sulfatase family protein, whose amino-acid sequence MAEVESRPNIVFVMADDLESGTLPNFPNITRELVRQGTSFDRYFVTNSWCCPSRSSILRSQYVHSHGVWTNTPPEGGFDRFHTGDLERSTVGTWMKQAGYRTALMGKYLNHYPGGSADEKFVPPGWDEWDVPTRRLYEEYDYRLNENGSLYDYGFSEQAYLSDVLAGKARQFIASSKGEPFFLYLAPIGPHNPANPAVRHANAFPGAIAPRTPSFNQEDVSAEPEWLRERPSLDEAAVDQVDERYRARMRSMLGVDDLVGAVVDELRRTGQLDNTYIFFTSDNGFHLGTHRLKQGKTTPFEEAIKVPLVVRGPGIKAGATVSQLSSSVDLATTFAELGGAAAAPFAEGRSLVPLLKGKPPAVWRQNVLVEFARPTDKSSAAQTPVPPYRALRTDQYKYVQYATGETQLYDLHADPYELRNLAATADPALLDRLRQRLEAMAVCSGAACRQADLLQ is encoded by the coding sequence ATGGCCGAGGTTGAGTCCCGGCCGAACATCGTGTTCGTGATGGCCGACGACCTCGAATCCGGGACGTTGCCGAACTTTCCCAACATCACCCGGGAGCTCGTGCGGCAGGGCACCTCGTTCGACCGGTACTTCGTGACGAACTCCTGGTGCTGCCCGTCGAGATCGTCGATCTTGCGTTCCCAGTACGTCCACAGCCATGGTGTGTGGACGAACACGCCGCCGGAGGGCGGGTTCGACCGCTTCCACACCGGGGATCTGGAACGTTCCACTGTAGGAACCTGGATGAAGCAGGCCGGATACCGCACGGCGCTGATGGGCAAATATCTCAACCACTATCCGGGCGGGTCGGCCGATGAGAAGTTCGTGCCGCCCGGCTGGGACGAGTGGGACGTGCCGACCCGGCGCCTCTACGAGGAGTACGACTACCGGCTCAACGAGAACGGCTCCCTGTACGACTACGGCTTCTCCGAGCAGGCCTACCTGTCGGACGTGCTGGCCGGCAAGGCCCGCCAGTTCATCGCGAGCTCGAAGGGCGAGCCGTTCTTCCTGTACCTGGCACCGATCGGCCCGCACAACCCGGCCAACCCCGCCGTCCGGCACGCGAACGCTTTCCCTGGCGCGATCGCGCCGCGTACGCCGTCGTTCAACCAGGAGGACGTGAGCGCGGAGCCGGAGTGGCTGCGTGAGCGGCCCAGCCTCGACGAGGCGGCCGTCGACCAGGTCGACGAGCGCTACCGCGCCAGGATGCGGTCCATGCTCGGCGTGGACGACCTCGTCGGGGCCGTGGTGGACGAGCTCCGGCGGACCGGCCAGCTGGACAACACCTATATCTTCTTCACCTCGGACAACGGCTTCCATCTGGGCACGCACCGGCTCAAGCAGGGCAAGACCACCCCGTTCGAGGAGGCCATCAAGGTCCCGCTCGTCGTGCGCGGTCCCGGCATCAAGGCGGGGGCCACGGTCAGCCAGCTGAGCTCGTCGGTCGACCTGGCGACGACGTTCGCCGAGCTGGGCGGGGCCGCGGCGGCGCCGTTCGCGGAGGGGCGGTCGCTGGTGCCCCTGCTGAAGGGCAAGCCGCCGGCGGTGTGGCGGCAGAACGTGCTGGTCGAGTTCGCCCGGCCGACGGACAAGTCGTCGGCCGCGCAGACGCCGGTGCCTCCCTATCGCGCGTTGCGTACGGATCAGTACAAGTACGTCCAGTACGCGACGGGGGAGACCCAGCTCTACGACCTGCACGCGGACCCGTACGAGCTGCGCAATTTGGCCGCGACCGCCGATCCTGCGCTGCTCGACCGGTTGAGGCAGCGGCTGGAGGCGATGGCGGTCTGCTCGGGCGCCGCCTGCCGGCAGGCCGACCTCCTTCAGTGA
- a CDS encoding (Fe-S)-binding protein codes for MRVALFITCVNDTLFPGTGKAVVSLLRRLGCDVDFPAAQTCCGQMHVNTGYREEGVRLARHFTEVFAGYDAVVAPSGSCAAMVREQYPKLARPGSKGAAAIAEVVPKVYELSEFLLDVLKVDDVGAYFPHRVTYHPTCHSLRGLHLGDRPTRLLRNVRGLELVPLPGAEECCGFGGTFAVKNPAVSAAMGADKTRNILDTGAEVLCAADNSCLMHIGGTLSRQKTGVRTMHLAEILASTEENQ; via the coding sequence GTGCGAGTCGCCCTGTTCATCACGTGCGTGAACGACACGCTCTTCCCCGGCACCGGCAAGGCCGTCGTGTCGCTCCTGCGCAGGCTCGGGTGCGATGTGGACTTCCCCGCCGCCCAGACGTGCTGCGGTCAGATGCACGTCAACACCGGCTACCGCGAGGAGGGCGTGCGGCTGGCCCGCCACTTCACCGAGGTGTTCGCCGGGTACGACGCCGTGGTGGCGCCGTCGGGCTCGTGCGCGGCCATGGTGCGCGAGCAGTACCCGAAGCTGGCCAGGCCGGGCAGCAAGGGAGCGGCGGCCATCGCGGAGGTGGTGCCGAAGGTGTACGAGCTGTCCGAGTTCCTGCTGGACGTGCTGAAGGTCGACGACGTAGGCGCATATTTCCCGCACCGGGTGACATATCACCCGACGTGTCACTCGCTCCGCGGCCTCCACCTGGGCGACCGGCCCACCAGGCTGCTGCGGAACGTCCGCGGCCTGGAGCTGGTCCCGCTGCCCGGAGCGGAGGAGTGCTGCGGCTTCGGCGGCACGTTCGCGGTCAAGAACCCGGCCGTCTCCGCGGCCATGGGCGCCGACAAGACCCGCAACATCCTGGACACGGGCGCCGAAGTGCTCTGCGCGGCGGACAACTCATGCCTGATGCACATCGGCGGCACGCTGAGCCGCCAGAAGACCGGCGTCAGGACGATGCACCTGGCCGAGATCCTCGCATCGACGGAGGAGAACCAGTGA
- a CDS encoding FtsX-like permease family protein produces MNLDLTWRLLKGGGRKGMLGTWLTLGAVAVSTALLLFAVAANFAFEARSERGAWRNPVPAKENAVAVEAARFDFVGDQAITVIDLAALKAGAPAPPGMPRFPAPGEVWLSPALAELARTLPADQLAGRYPGPKGVLGDEALVHPGELVAVIGHRPDAPAMTAARSDDWIIGKGPARVADLAGTPSEDSEAYRALTLVASVLMVVPLLVFGGAAARLTVARRDQRLAALRLVGATPGQVIRMTVAEAVIVALAGALLGAVGYAVAAPLLARIPIGGGAWFVSDLFPSPLVLAAMLVAVPLLVGLSAVAGLRRVVVSPLGVAKRETPPGMKFVRVLALLAVLAAFPMLTRGTSVAVVAVALGLAFLCINLAGPWVVGIIGRVTAKSARAPARLLAGRRLVDDPRSAWRTVSGVALTGFVAGFLGLLSPGAFAGDQEPPQLRVSAPAAQATAVAGQARDRLRAAGITATVEVTGRSSDRVVVAALGSSAGPATIDRARTALAGLVPGRTPTTGDDDRRFGMQLLADVRVGTIVVLSVSFLVAIASSGITAASSVLDRRQTYGLMRLAGTPLEVLDRARRAETLIPLTVMGGGAILVGAFCAVPFMIGAMNVVGVVTLLGCVAVGFGGVIAAGALSRPLLRSVTTDPAPRPD; encoded by the coding sequence GTGAACCTCGACCTGACCTGGCGGCTGCTCAAGGGCGGTGGCCGCAAGGGGATGCTGGGCACCTGGCTCACGCTGGGCGCCGTCGCCGTGTCCACGGCGCTGCTGCTGTTCGCCGTGGCCGCGAACTTCGCCTTCGAGGCCAGGAGCGAGCGCGGCGCCTGGCGCAACCCGGTCCCCGCCAAGGAGAACGCGGTCGCCGTCGAGGCGGCCCGCTTCGACTTCGTCGGCGACCAGGCGATCACCGTCATCGACCTGGCCGCGCTCAAGGCCGGGGCGCCCGCGCCGCCCGGGATGCCGCGCTTCCCCGCGCCGGGCGAGGTGTGGCTGTCCCCGGCGCTGGCCGAGCTGGCCAGGACGCTGCCAGCCGATCAGCTCGCCGGGCGTTACCCCGGCCCGAAGGGCGTACTGGGCGACGAGGCGCTGGTCCACCCCGGCGAGCTGGTCGCGGTCATCGGCCACCGGCCGGACGCGCCGGCGATGACGGCCGCGCGCAGCGACGACTGGATCATCGGCAAGGGCCCGGCCCGGGTGGCCGACCTCGCGGGCACGCCGTCGGAGGACTCCGAGGCCTACCGCGCGCTCACGCTCGTCGCGAGCGTGCTCATGGTGGTGCCGCTGCTGGTGTTCGGCGGCGCGGCGGCCAGGCTCACGGTCGCCCGGCGCGACCAGCGGCTGGCCGCGCTGAGGCTCGTGGGCGCGACGCCGGGCCAGGTGATCCGGATGACCGTGGCCGAGGCCGTGATCGTCGCGCTGGCGGGCGCGCTGCTCGGCGCCGTCGGCTACGCGGTCGCCGCGCCGCTGCTGGCCCGCATCCCGATCGGCGGCGGTGCGTGGTTCGTCTCCGACCTGTTCCCCTCCCCGCTGGTCCTGGCCGCGATGCTGGTCGCGGTGCCGCTGCTGGTGGGGCTGTCCGCGGTCGCGGGGCTGCGGCGGGTCGTGGTGAGCCCGCTCGGGGTGGCCAAGCGCGAGACGCCGCCCGGCATGAAGTTCGTCCGGGTCCTCGCCCTGCTGGCCGTGCTGGCCGCGTTCCCGATGCTGACCAGGGGGACCAGCGTCGCGGTCGTGGCGGTGGCGCTCGGGCTGGCGTTCCTGTGCATCAACCTGGCCGGCCCGTGGGTGGTCGGCATCATCGGCCGCGTCACCGCCAAGAGCGCCCGGGCGCCCGCCCGGCTGCTGGCGGGCCGCCGGCTGGTCGACGATCCGCGCTCCGCCTGGCGTACGGTGAGCGGCGTCGCCCTGACCGGCTTCGTGGCGGGCTTCCTCGGGCTGCTCAGCCCGGGCGCGTTCGCCGGCGACCAGGAGCCCCCGCAGCTGCGGGTCTCCGCGCCCGCCGCCCAGGCGACGGCCGTCGCCGGCCAGGCCCGCGACCGGCTGCGGGCGGCCGGGATCACCGCGACGGTGGAGGTCACGGGGCGCTCCTCCGATCGGGTCGTGGTCGCCGCCCTGGGCAGCTCCGCCGGCCCGGCCACGATCGACCGGGCCCGCACCGCGCTCGCCGGGCTCGTCCCCGGGCGCACCCCCACGACGGGGGACGACGACCGGCGCTTCGGCATGCAGCTCCTGGCCGACGTCCGGGTGGGCACGATCGTGGTGCTGTCGGTGTCGTTCCTGGTGGCCATCGCCAGCTCGGGCATCACGGCCGCGTCGTCGGTGCTGGACCGGCGGCAGACGTACGGGCTGATGCGGCTGGCGGGGACCCCGCTGGAGGTCCTCGACCGGGCGCGGCGCGCGGAGACGCTCATCCCGCTGACGGTGATGGGCGGCGGGGCGATCCTGGTGGGGGCGTTCTGCGCGGTGCCGTTCATGATCGGCGCGATGAACGTGGTGGGCGTGGTCACGCTGCTGGGCTGCGTCGCCGTCGGCTTCGGCGGCGTGATCGCCGCGGGCGCGCTGAGCCGCCCCCTGCTCCGCTCGGTCACCACCGACCCGGCCCCCCGCCCGGACTGA
- a CDS encoding LLM class F420-dependent oxidoreductase — MKLGLNLGYWQRNADDATETVLAAERLGYDSVWTAEAYGSDVFTPLAWYGARTSRIKLGTSIAQISARPPVTTAMTAMTLDHLTGGRLLLGVGASGPQVVEGWYGQPFAKPLARTREYVEIMRKVWRREEPVTSDGPHYPLPLADGLGKPLKLITHPLRADIPVYLGAEGPKNVALAAEVAQGWLPLFAFPSKIEEMYGESLAGAPPGFDVAAMVMVVISDDVQAALDGVKMMLTLYIGGMGARQRNFHADIIGRMGYAEAAERIQALYLAGRKDEAFRAIPDELADGISLVGPPGRIKERLELWHKSPVTSLLVMGPRDEPSLELIRDLVLG, encoded by the coding sequence ATGAAGCTCGGCCTGAACCTGGGCTACTGGCAGCGCAACGCCGACGACGCGACCGAGACCGTGCTGGCGGCCGAGCGGCTCGGCTACGACTCGGTGTGGACCGCCGAGGCGTACGGCAGCGACGTCTTCACGCCGCTGGCCTGGTACGGAGCGCGTACGAGCCGCATCAAACTGGGCACCTCGATCGCCCAGATCTCCGCCAGACCACCCGTCACCACGGCCATGACCGCCATGACCCTCGACCACCTCACCGGCGGCCGACTGCTGCTCGGCGTGGGCGCCTCGGGCCCGCAGGTCGTCGAGGGCTGGTACGGCCAGCCGTTCGCCAAGCCGCTGGCCAGGACGCGCGAGTACGTCGAGATCATGCGCAAGGTGTGGCGCCGCGAGGAGCCGGTCACCAGCGACGGCCCGCACTACCCGCTCCCCCTGGCGGACGGCCTGGGCAAACCCCTCAAGCTCATCACGCACCCGCTCCGCGCGGACATCCCCGTCTATCTCGGCGCGGAGGGCCCCAAGAACGTCGCCCTGGCCGCCGAGGTGGCCCAGGGCTGGCTGCCGCTGTTCGCGTTCCCCTCCAAGATCGAGGAGATGTACGGCGAGTCGCTCGCCGGCGCTCCCCCGGGCTTCGACGTGGCCGCGATGGTGATGGTGGTCATCTCGGACGACGTGCAGGCGGCGCTGGACGGCGTGAAGATGATGCTCACGCTGTACATCGGCGGCATGGGCGCCCGCCAGCGCAACTTCCACGCCGACATCATCGGCCGCATGGGGTACGCCGAGGCCGCCGAGCGCATCCAGGCGCTCTACCTGGCGGGCCGCAAGGACGAGGCCTTCCGGGCGATCCCGGACGAGCTGGCCGACGGCATCTCGCTCGTCGGGCCGCCCGGACGCATCAAGGAACGCCTGGAGCTCTGGCACAAGAGCCCGGTCACGAGCCTCCTGGTCATGGGCCCGCGCGACGAGCCCTCGCTGGAGCTCATCCGCGACCTGGTGCTCGGCTGA
- a CDS encoding response regulator: MTIRVLIADDQQLVRTGFQMILDAQPDMEVVAAVADGAEAVSEARRLRPDVCLLDIRMPKLDGIEVTRALAGPGVENPLRVVIVTTFDLDEYVYGALRSGATGFLLKDSGPTLLIEAVRAAAAGDALVSPSVTVRLLQHLAQPRRTVPPMNDPLTDRELDVVRLIARGRTNQEVAAELFVSLSTVKTHLGSIFAKLGVRNRVEIAAWAWESGVVS, from the coding sequence GTGACTATTCGGGTTCTCATCGCCGACGACCAGCAACTGGTACGAACCGGCTTCCAGATGATTTTGGACGCTCAACCGGACATGGAGGTCGTGGCCGCCGTGGCCGACGGCGCGGAGGCGGTGTCGGAGGCCAGGCGGCTCAGGCCGGACGTGTGCCTGCTCGACATCCGGATGCCGAAGCTCGACGGGATCGAGGTGACCCGGGCGCTGGCCGGACCGGGGGTGGAGAACCCGCTGCGGGTGGTCATCGTCACCACGTTCGACCTGGACGAGTACGTGTACGGAGCCCTGCGCTCCGGCGCGACCGGCTTCCTGCTCAAGGACAGCGGACCCACCCTGCTGATCGAGGCGGTCAGGGCGGCCGCGGCGGGCGACGCGCTGGTGTCGCCGTCGGTCACGGTACGGCTGCTGCAGCACCTGGCCCAGCCCAGGCGGACCGTGCCCCCCATGAACGACCCGCTGACCGATCGCGAGCTGGACGTCGTGCGCCTGATAGCCAGGGGCCGGACCAACCAGGAGGTGGCCGCGGAGCTGTTCGTGTCGCTCTCGACGGTCAAGACCCACCTGGGGAGCATCTTCGCCAAGCTCGGTGTCAGAAATCGAGTCGAAATCGCAGCTTGGGCGTGGGAATCCGGCGTGGTGAGCTGA
- a CDS encoding lactate utilization protein B: protein MSATFLGMPGNFPKNAAKAVQDSQLRYNLRKATHTIRGKRANVVGELPDWQELRAAGKAIKDHTLRNLDRYLVQLEAAVTRAGGTVHWARDAAEANAIVAGLVKATGETEVVKVKSMATQEIELNQALAAQGITAYETDLAELIVQLGDDFPSHILVPAIHRNRSEIREIFLEKMPKVPPNLTDDPPALAEAARLHLRERFLKSKVAISGANFMIAETGTLVVLESEGNGRMCLTLPETLISVVGIEKLLPSWRDLEVFLQLLPRSSTGERMNPYTSMWTGAVEGQDFHLVLLDNGRTDVLADEVGRQALRCIRCSACLNVCPVYERAGGHAYGSVYPGPIGAILTPQLRGMSSDLDASLPYASSLCGACYEVCPVAIDIPEVLVDLRAKAPHAAAERAGMKVAGWILNDHQRLARAQRAASRLRGLVPKRLPGPMSAWTDTRDIPEIPEESFRDWWERNERA from the coding sequence GTGAGCGCGACTTTCCTCGGCATGCCCGGCAATTTCCCGAAAAATGCGGCTAAAGCCGTACAGGACTCGCAGCTTCGCTACAACCTCCGCAAAGCCACGCACACCATCCGCGGCAAGCGCGCGAACGTCGTCGGCGAGCTCCCCGACTGGCAGGAGCTCCGCGCGGCCGGCAAGGCGATCAAGGACCACACCCTCCGCAACCTCGACCGCTACCTGGTCCAGCTCGAAGCCGCCGTGACCCGGGCGGGCGGCACCGTCCACTGGGCCAGGGACGCCGCCGAGGCCAACGCCATCGTCGCCGGCCTGGTCAAGGCCACCGGCGAGACCGAGGTGGTCAAGGTCAAGTCGATGGCCACCCAGGAGATCGAGCTCAATCAGGCGCTGGCCGCGCAGGGCATCACCGCGTACGAGACGGACCTCGCCGAGCTGATCGTCCAGCTTGGCGACGACTTCCCCAGCCACATCCTGGTCCCGGCCATCCACCGCAACCGGTCGGAGATCCGCGAGATCTTCCTGGAGAAGATGCCCAAGGTCCCGCCGAACCTGACCGACGACCCGCCCGCCCTGGCCGAGGCGGCCCGGCTCCACCTGCGCGAACGCTTCCTCAAGAGCAAGGTCGCGATCTCCGGCGCCAACTTCATGATTGCCGAGACCGGCACGCTCGTGGTGCTGGAGTCGGAGGGCAACGGCCGGATGTGCCTGACGCTCCCGGAGACGCTCATCAGCGTCGTCGGGATCGAGAAGCTCCTGCCGTCCTGGCGGGATCTGGAAGTGTTCCTCCAGCTCCTGCCGAGAAGCTCCACGGGCGAGCGGATGAATCCCTACACGAGCATGTGGACGGGCGCCGTCGAGGGCCAGGACTTCCACCTGGTGCTGCTGGACAACGGCCGCACGGACGTGCTCGCCGACGAGGTGGGCCGCCAGGCGCTGCGCTGCATCCGCTGCTCGGCCTGCCTGAACGTGTGCCCGGTGTACGAGCGCGCGGGCGGCCACGCGTACGGCTCGGTCTACCCGGGCCCGATCGGCGCGATCCTCACCCCGCAGCTGCGCGGCATGTCGTCGGACCTGGACGCCTCCCTGCCGTACGCCTCCAGCCTGTGCGGCGCCTGCTACGAGGTCTGCCCGGTCGCCATCGACATCCCCGAGGTCCTGGTGGACCTGCGCGCCAAGGCCCCGCACGCGGCGGCCGAGCGGGCCGGGATGAAGGTCGCGGGCTGGATCCTCAACGACCACCAACGCCTGGCCAGGGCCCAGCGGGCGGCGAGCCGCCTGCGCGGGCTCGTGCCGAAGCGCCTGCCAGGGCCGATGTCGGCCTGGACGGACACCAGGGACATACCCGAGATTCCGGAAGAATCCTTCAGAGACTGGTGGGAGCGGAATGAGCGCGCGTGA
- a CDS encoding LutC/YkgG family protein has translation MSAREEILARIGKAVAGAADVEIPRDYRTAPQVEDVVGLFAERVDDYRAIVHVLPAAEVPARIDEAVAGRRMIVPDGFDRDGGWGDLDTADGVITSCAVAIAETGTIVLDHGPGQGTRAQTLVPDYHLCVVRADQIVAGVPEAIARLDPARPLTWISGPSATSDIELNRVEGVHGPRTLEVIIST, from the coding sequence ATGAGCGCGCGTGAGGAGATCCTCGCCAGGATCGGCAAGGCCGTGGCCGGGGCGGCGGACGTCGAGATCCCCCGCGACTACCGCACGGCGCCGCAGGTCGAGGACGTGGTGGGGCTGTTCGCCGAGCGGGTGGACGACTACCGGGCCATCGTGCACGTGCTCCCCGCCGCCGAGGTGCCCGCCAGGATCGACGAAGCCGTCGCGGGACGTCGCATGATCGTCCCCGACGGCTTCGACCGGGACGGCGGCTGGGGCGACCTCGACACGGCCGACGGCGTGATCACGTCCTGCGCCGTGGCCATCGCCGAGACCGGCACGATCGTGCTCGACCACGGCCCCGGTCAGGGCACGCGCGCCCAGACGCTGGTCCCCGACTACCACCTGTGCGTGGTGCGGGCCGACCAGATCGTGGCCGGGGTGCCCGAGGCGATCGCCAGGCTCGACCCGGCGCGCCCGCTCACCTGGATCAGCGGCCCCTCGGCCACCAGCGACATCGAGCTGAACCGGGTCGAGGGCGTGCACGGCCCCAGGACGCTCGAGGTGATCATCAGTACCTGA